The genomic stretch GTTGGCAATCGCCGACCGCAGCACCTTGGCGATGGCCGCCGCGCCGCGGTTGGGGGTGAAGCGCAGGACGGCCAGCGCCTCCTCCACCGGCTTGCCGCGCATGAGATTCACAACCTCGCGGGCCTTACGGGGAGAGATCCGGATGTATTTCGCGATCGCTTTCGCTTCCATGCTTAGATCCCCCTTACTTCAACGCCGTGGATCTTTCCGTGTGATGCCCGTGGCCCCTGAAGGTACGGGTCGGAGCGAATTCGCCGAGCTTGTGCCCGACCATTTCCTCCGTAATGTAGACCGGGACGTGCTTGCGCCCGTCGTAGACGGCGATGGTGTGGCCAATCATCTGGGGGAAGATGGTTGACCGGCGGGACCAGGTCTTCAGGACCCGCTTGTCACCCTTAGCGTTCATCTCCTCGACCCGGGCCAAGAGCCTGGGTTCGCAGTACGGTCCCTTTTTCAGTGAACGGCCCATGTTCGGCCCCCCTTCCTCCTTACTTCTTCCGCCGTTTGACGATCAGCCTGTCACTGGCCTTGTTCTTCTTCCGGGTCGGCGCCCCGAGGGCCGGCTTGCCCCAAGGGGTGACCGGCGCCCGGCCGACGGGCGAGCGTCCCTCGCCGCCGCCGTGCGGGTGGTCGACCGGGTTCATCACGACGCCGCGGACGGTCGGGCGGATGCCCAGCCAGCGCCGGCGGCCCGCCTTCCCGACGGTGATGTTCTCGTGCTCCAGGTTGCCGACCTGGCCGATGGTCGCCCTGCAGTCCAGGTGGAAAAGCCGCACTTCGCCCGAGGGCAGGCGCACGTGGGCATGGCCGCCCTCCTTGGCCATGAGCT from Thermoanaerobacterales bacterium encodes the following:
- the rplV gene encoding 50S ribosomal protein L22, whose protein sequence is MEAKAIAKYIRISPRKAREVVNLMRGKPVEEALAVLRFTPNRGAAAIAKVLRSAIANAEHNYEMNRDDLVVSRAFVDQGPTMKRFQPRAYGRA
- the rpsS gene encoding 30S ribosomal protein S19 — encoded protein: MGRSLKKGPYCEPRLLARVEEMNAKGDKRVLKTWSRRSTIFPQMIGHTIAVYDGRKHVPVYITEEMVGHKLGEFAPTRTFRGHGHHTERSTALK